A window of Watersipora subatra chromosome 10, tzWatSuba1.1, whole genome shotgun sequence genomic DNA:
GACAAGATGCAGCTTAGGAGAACTTGGTGGCAATTAAATGTGTTGCATTTCAGAGTTCAAATTTAGGtttaaaggtgaacttacacaatttttttgtaggttttatcagaaaatattagtatttttctatcaattgtaATTGCTGTTAATGTTTGTggcgatctgactgccaggatgttgtAAGATTAAACTTGGTCGCAATTAAAACAtccagaagaaaaatatgtgcgacATGATGTTACTAGTAGCTATCGTTGCTCTAGTTAATATTATGTTCAAGTTGTAGTATTGCGTGTCTCTATTTAGTCAGTCTCTTTTCAATTATAGATgacataatcacactttcacttgatctgagcattttaatcatgatcaagttttatcgagtttaatcttgaaacatcctggcaataatATCCCCTCAAATACTATAAACAAtcacaattaataaaaaatatcgatactttctgataaaatctactaaaattttgtgtaagttcacttTTAAACTCAACTTTCCTGTcagatacaaaatattttgcatgtatcttcacacatatttttcttttgagcggttgaatcatgatcaagttttatcgattttaatcttgaaacatcctggcagacagattacctcaaacatcaacaacaatcacaaatgatagaaaaataccaaaactttttaataaaatctactaatatTTTGAGTAAGTTCACCTTTAAACTTTGCACCTTAGACATAATGTCACACGCTTAAAAGACAATAAGTGAGACAACACGaggtacatgtacagtatatgcaTATTACAGAGCCAGTTGCAACACTACGTATATAACTTTACACGAATACAAACATCAGAAAAGGCAACAAAAAAGTGGCGTTGTTCTTCTTTAAAGACAAATATCTTGGAAGaacctaaaataaaaaaactcattaaACTATGCAAAACATGAAAATGGAAACAAGAAAAGATGAGAACTCACTGTACTGCCCTGAAGGGTCAATCACCCTTTCATACTTGATACTGTCATCTGTCGGTGGAATTGCCTGTTTCGCAATCTGCGACGCTAAAATGCCACTAATTTTCCCCGTGTGCATTGGTTGAGGCGTAGACAAGTCTGTAGACAAGTCAACATCTAAGGTCAGCCCATAATCATCCACCACCTCACTAAGTACTTCAAgggaaggcaactccaaatctcTGCTTAATCCTCTGAGCAACTTTATTTCTTCATCTATAACATGAAGCAGTAAAGGAAATGGGTTAGAAAGCGTTTTGATCGCTGCAAGATGTGTAAAAACATCTCTCTCAGGAAACCATCTCCTGATACTAACCATGAGATAAACTCATTGTCACAAGCAAAGAACCCTTGTCATACCCGAAGGGTGCACGTCACTACGGCATCATTATGATGAGATACATAATTTGcaaatacaaaaacaagtttgtgTCTTGCTAACTTATCAGTTCAACAGCTGAATGTTCTGCGAAAGATCTTCGATGAAAGCAGAGCCAGACAATTATGACATCTTAAATCTTTTgctacaaaattaatttttcaccgGGACATAATcaaatattcagtaaaacctaatatttgacaaggACGCACATAAATTGTCAAAGGTGTTGAACCACGCGTGTCTATAAGAAtactttgataccaaataaatatacataaaattttacatcaccTGATGCGATAAAAAAGCCAAAAGTGCAGCAGAGCTCGGAAACTTTTTGTAGCACATCCGagttatcaatattataacAGCTTGAGGTATTATACCTTGAGGCTGTAAACCTATTTCTTATTGGTCGATAAGTGTGGGCTGTAAACCTATCTCTTATTGGTCGATAAGTGTGAGCTGTAAACATATCTCATATTGGTCGATAAGTGTGGGCTGTAAACATATCTGTCATTGGTCAATAAGTGTGGGCTGTAAACATATCTCTTATTGGTCGATAAGTGTGGGCTGTAAACGTATCTTTTATGGGTCGATAAGTGTGGGCTGTAAATCTATCTCTTATTGGTTGATAAGTGTGGGCTGTAAACATATCTCATATTGGTCGATAAGTGTGGGCTGTAAATATATTTCTTATTGGTGGATAAGTGTGAGCTGTAGACATATCTCTTATTGGGTCGATGCAGGCAGACAATTGTTTCCTTTCGGTTAAATGCAGACACCATAGGTTAATCAATTGACTacctactcactaatcagaaacgtGGCTCTTGGCCATAGACGAACGCTGTGCTGAGACACAGCGGTTCGTGGTATGCAATGAGTTACACCATTGAGAAATTTGGTCTAATATCAActcaaaaacttgaaaatatttgttaaatgCAAAGAGCATTTTTGTTTAAAGCCATTTTTATAGAATACCGGCAATGGAGACCTAGATTATTCAACCAGATGGCTGGTATGCTATTAGACTTCGATGCGATCGTAAATTAACATTTTATAggatttgtaaatattttaatttaaaaatggtaATTTGTTGTTATTGGATATAATAAACAAATACTTCCAGAacagtaaaaatcaaatttttggtGGAAGTATTGCAAACAGTGTGGCTGGATCATCTGGCAGCAAAGGTATTAAAATAAAGTTCATCCTTTCGCCGACCCAAGATAGTGTGAAGAATGATTACATAAGGAACAGCTGTGACAGAATGAGATCAGCTGAATTGACTGACAGAGAAAGAGAGGACAAAAGTTGAAGAATTGCCTACCCCTGAGGACCTGAACACTTGGCTGCGTGTGTGTAAAGATGCTGAGAAGGCTTGAGGCATCACTCAATGACTCATAGTAAAGGTCTTCCTCTCGCTGTATCGTCTCCTTTATCTGCCAAGCATGATTATGGCACTTACAGGTATTAAAAAACCAACATGGCGTCTAACTCTTTTAGCAATTTTTGAACTTTAATGCAAAATGGTTGAGGCAAAATGACTACACACAAAATAGTTTTCTTCTGTGAATGACTGGTTACCGAATTTAAGTGAGGATTTTCTACCTTAAATATAACTAATGCATTCAGGGAAGACGGAAAGAAAAACTAGAGACTTCATTAACACTCCACTACAAATTATGAAATGATTGGAGAGAGGTTGAAAGAATTTGGTaaacaaaaattcattaaattGTATGGTCAGCTGCTTTGACACAGTGCGATCTATAGCTTCAGGGTGTCACCAAGCATGTCAGCCCGAGTCAGCATAAGTCAGCGCTAGCAGCATTAAGCAATTTAGCTTGACATTGACAACACTCACCGAGTCCTGGTTATGTGCGATCTCAGGAAAAGCCTCCCCCTAAAATAGAGAGGCACTCAATCAGAGCTGAAGCTGTTAAAGACATAGAGCTACCTAATTGAAACCATTCACAAGAATCACTGCTGATATGACTAGTTGAAATATAGCAGAATGGGACTTACCAAGGTCTCAATGACTGGGTCGACGAACATACTTGCTGTCATAGGAAGACAATTCAAGTACTTTCTCTGATGCTGAAACGATCTGTGCATTATCTGTCTGAGCTTCACACTAGACACAGAAATTAGcgtataaatttaaaataaataaaaataataataaaattttaatttaaaaaagttataaaataaaatttatttccattcatttttattttattagtttctTCAACAATCTTTATTCTTAGCTATCCCATTTTATCAgtttttcacaaataaaatttgagttaCTTATATGTTTAGAACAGTTGAAAACACAACATTTCTATCAAAGGTGTTTATAACGTAGCCATGAACAATGTTGGACAGGTTTATTCTACAGTCGAACGTTTAAGAGTAAAACTAACTTTATAAATCCAGCTTCATCCAGGCATTTTGGCAGCAATTTAACTAAGATTGTCGGAAAATAAAATTCCTTCCTCATGATACAGGCAAAGTAGTAAGCAAAATATCATATGAAACTTCCGTATAAagaattatgtatatgtttatggTTATTCTAGTGCAGGGGTCggcaaccttttccactcaGAGCCATTTGGACCTATTTTCCGCAGGGAAGAATGCAGTGGGAACCATAACCctctttaatattttaaattaaaaaataagtaaatactacatgtagcgtttttgtttagcttttaatgcttttataccatgtttacacaTTAAAACAAAAAGGTCTGTATAACGATTCAACTGTTGAGAAAtcaaaattacactttttaaaagaaaaataaaatagctaaCAACAACTTGAACGTAGCGTGAAAATATTacgttgtttttattgttactttcaagaaaaatagcaacttcatgtttaattcATTCCTTTTAATAAAACGTCGAACTTAAATTTTAACAGCAGCAAATGTGCTACGTTTCTTCTGTGTGCTGTCATTTGTTTCTTAGTACTCGCCATAGTTTGCCTTCCTGGGATAAAAAGAATCAAGAAGTGTCGTGCCGGCTTGTGTGATTTTGGCggttttattggcgcataaatAACGACGCATAATGTGGCGGAGGCTAGGCAACGAATTTATATCTGATGTTTTATATACTCGCATATATttactcttatatatattttgcatgttgTGTCTCTCTTCATTATGCGTCTTATCGCTAATACTTAGTTagtttggccgtaactaagccaACGTGTTAGCGACTCTATTAATCATTATTCTTACACGGCTTTTTACCCAGTTTCATCATACGGTCTggggaaaatatatgtatatatagggaGCGTTCTCACTAGGAGAGCAGAATCCTCGCAGCTCCACGACTAATGGAATTTCCTTCGGAATAAAACAAGCGGAAAACCACACTCatttctcttacatttatgcaacatttcTTCAGATCTAGATCGTGTCTGAGTAAAGGCCAGCAACTCTTTTACAATAACAAGCGACAATGTTAaatttatcaccataattacaaTTTATCCAAAGTCAAAAAGAGTGGCAGCGAGGGAATGAAAGAGCCGCAGGTTGCCGACCCCTGTTCTAGTGTCTATGTCTGTGTTTACGTGTGCGTGCTGACTAGTGTTTATAAACTCATTATATCAAATCAAATTTAACTATAGTGTTTCCTCGTTATAAGTTTCATATGCAGCATTGCCAACGAGTTGAAGTCATTGAATTAGTAATGACTTGTTGTTGTATATTTAATCACTAGAAGACTGCGAAACTTGCAACATGATGACTAGATTTATATTACTTGGTTAATCGAAATGCAGAGTTActaattttataaaacaataatGACACAATAAGATGCAGATTGGAGAATCTTCATTGAAAATGATGCTTCAAATGACCAGAAATATAGTGATTATATATAAAAGACTTTGCGTTATCTTTCAATGAGGTTGTTCCATCTTAACATGGTCCACCAACACCTTAGAGAGGGTGTCAAATGTGAGAGGCTAAGAAAGGTTATTCTGCttttgatttcaatgtaaatagGCAGTTTCAAACTTGTCTGCATTCTGTTGAAAGTGAAAGCACAGAGAAGAGTTTCATAAGAACCAATCAAATACAAGAAAACATACCTCAAACCATCTTGTCCCTGGTTGCCTGGTAGGATACTATCAGCAATGCATACAGATATCATCCGCATGTGGTCGGACACAATCCTATATGATATGTCTTTCTGTAGCTCCAAGGTGCCGGTATATTCACCGCACTGAGAACTCTGGGAGAGATATGAAAAGGTATGTAAGTACAAACAGTGTGCTGTCTACAGACAGGGTGCGTGCGGAAGGTAGAGCTAATATCATGGCCTGACCTCACAATGGAGAGCCTCAACACACTGTATACGCTGGACATTTTGTTGAGAAACTTTTTAAACgacttttatttaatatatgaaGTCTTCTTTGAACAAAATCAGGCATCATGCCATTTACGTGAAACTTATGTCTTTATAATTTTGCAGTTAAATTAATCAACAGAGCAATGCCTGAAACAATAACAATGCTTAGGCTATATTCAATCTGTTCGGATGTTTCAGCATTCCCCATAACTGGTAAGAACACAGCTTCACCTGAGAAATTGACTTCATAATAGGAATGAAGAGGTCAGTGTCATAGTTAGAATTCTTCCCTTGCAAGACGGAAACGAGACGCTCCAGCCCGAGTCCTGTGTCTACATGGTGCGACGGAAGGGGCTCCATTTCTCTCTCTCCCAGTCTACACGCGACACCTTAATCTTTCAGACAATATCACAAGCCTTTAATGTTATTTAACTTCAAGaacaaaaattatgaaaaaaatctCCGAAATAGATTATTTTAAgattacaaaaacaaaatttcaaatgttaCCCACAAACTTCAAagtaatgaaagaaaaaaacacttttgtGCAGATTTGATGACAGCTCCTTGGCAACCTCGCTGTTGAAAATGTTCACCAATCTAGTCTACTAGTTTGCCaagaataaattaaaataaatactgtACCTGTTGTACTGCATGAAGACCAAGTTCCAAAGCTCTACAACATCAGCATCCCCTGTATTAACGAGATGACTCGCATCTCGCCCTCCAATGAAATCATAGTGGATCTCAGTTGAAGGACCGCATGGACCAATACTACCCATCTCCCAGAAATTATCCTGAAAGCTACCAGGCAGAACTCTATCTTCACGTAGACTACAACAAAAGGTATTTCCAATGTTTGGCAAAACAGTGTGACCTTTAACCTTTTGTTAAAGTGGTCAATCGGTCTACTCGCTTGAGGCTAACACAAGTTAAAAGGTTCAATATTTAACCATTGACAACAGCTGTGTCCTAGTGGTCTAGAATGACAGGTTGGGGTCCAATTTCATAAAAAGGCCTAGATAGTGACATTTATGACATCTAACCATAAATTTCTCTCTGTAACTGGGTATGTCTCCAGTCTACAAGGTTCCCTTGTAACtgaactcagacatgtccagtcaAAATGAAAGAACCATGTTTATGCAACAATGCTCTAAGAACATGCACAATCTGtacttgcagtaagctaagcagagcTCATACTCGATCCTTTAAGGACTGGTCACACAGCTAACCCTTATTCTCAccacaaatacatgtaaataagcaTATTATGATTTCCCAGTAACCATTCGAAATACTAGTGTAGTACACTGATAAAAACATTCTTTGTTGAAGCATTTGAAAGCCGGCCCCTCCTGTGAGGTTATAAACTAAATATCTGCTCATAGAGGTCAAGGGCAATAGGTACAACTAGATTAGCTTCAATGCTGCATTCAACAAATTATAAACGCCGTCGCCTCTAGAGGGTTTTAAATTGAGATGCAACGCGTTCAACAGGAAGCAAGGTGTAGGTGACTTCTGATATTACATAATTACATTACAAGGTATAAAAATTCCATTAAGGAGAAAACTGGATATTTGCCACCCACTAAGGTATGCTAACCTAAATCGTAGTCCAAATGACAGAGTAAGCAGAAGCGCAAGGAGGCTAGAAGACAAACAAACCTACTAGCTTACATGTTCCCCTACAGTTCCCAGTGGTTCTCACTGATACCCATGTTCCCtatttatgctctgctctaGATTGGTAAGTATATAAACTATCTTTCACTTTCTCCTTTTGGAGTAAGTATTGACTTTCACCAGAACAGATGCAGACTTTATTGCCGATATTTGCTCAGAAATGAAAAGCAATTGAACTTATGCAACGCTACGTCTATAATAGGTGCTTCATGTTATGACATTTTCCACATTACAGAAACCATGTGTACCTTTAGCGGTCATGCTACACACTATAAAGCAAACAATGTATACTATTACTGTAACATGTTATACCTTCTAGTGCAATAATGCTGCCGTTAGTGTGAACATGTCACACCTACGCATGAATATCTTGCACACTTTAGTCTAGACCAGTTCAACCCTTCAGGCTGCCAAAggcttatatataatataatgaaagAGCGCTCAGCAAACTGCATCAACACTTTCCTTCAGATACCTTGATGGTTAAAACATACCCCTGCTCTAGCCAAAGATCTCTAGATTCCAAATCAGGAGGGAGGGCGTGTTGAGTATCCCCAGAAAAATAGGTGACATAAAGCCTATCCTCTGGAATCATGAAGACTTGAGTCAGTAGCTCCCAGGCCATACATATAGCATCTCTCTACGGTATAACATTGCTAGTAAATCACAATTATTAGAAATAGAAGTTAAAACAAGCCCAGGATGGTCTCTTCTGCTTGTAAAAGAAGCCAATCTTAACCAGGAAACGCTCACACTTACATTTACATATCCAAATGGCCAACTTTTATGCTTTCTTTTTATACAAAGGCCAATGACATCTCTGTGTGCGGTTCCTTCACAATTATGGGAGTTGAAATTCAACGGACAAGAAAAGAATGTAGTAACCACGAGCTACACTCTATGTTTAACACACTTAAGGAGGATGTTAAACTGATGATATAATAAACTCCTGATGTAATATTACTTTTagatattactattatttttaactttttaaaaaagtttctgAAAAAGTCCAAGCATAAAACGTAAagcataaaacctctatttgaatgccacctctatttgaacaacgcctctatttgaccgccactataggagaagggttgaaatatagagcaccaccctctatttgaacgccacttccatttgactgctactttgacattctttgatctttatgaaacCATAAAAGCGAgagatcagtaaaaaagtgttcgcaaaatcatactaataatgactcagttacataaaaaacaatcaattaTTTCGTTGTTTCTGCTCATATTGAAGTCCGGTTTCCAACACAAAAGCTTTTCGGTTATTTCGGTAAAACTtggaaagcaacaccataggaATAATTACCAACTGTATCAAGCtaaaagtagttccttgtttaacacagtcTTAATACTTCTATGTTTAATTAAGATTGTATAGGAATGTCTAGTTTTAAGCTAAATGTTGTGCTTAGCATCTACgtggctaaaagtttatcactaCTTGTGTGAAATGCAGCACATAAAAGTTTTACTCTGCCAAAAAactgtttggatgctaatatcaactagttcagcagtatggaaaaagagttgaggtcagaagacatcgtggaaagtattgaacagccagaagaacaacaagtaacaatcagaacacaactggccgagcaaatgatgcaactatttttgttttaaaaatgtttattttgtttctgcatgtgcTATTAGTATGGTTTTTTCATGTCgtttgttcttgaatatatatttgtagcatttgatagattatcattatataccttgtaaattttcatatttatagcatttcaaTTGATAACATCATTACGGTTATcttaactcggcttacaatggatcaacgctTGAAACTCCtcatctattgcacataaaaagccagttttggctgcaaactgtagcaaatatatcaatgagcttttatacaacattgttaaatataattatgggatagaaatatttcttcaaatttagaatgaaataaaaaattaaaacctcCAATAAATTGCACagcagggcacaggctataatatcatcgcaggttaattgcaagcaatacatATCAACTTGTAGAGATATTACTCAGCTtgccaatgcatatttatttagatatctACCGCAGGTTGGAAGTAAGTTAGCAGACTTCTTGTATCTAAAAGGGTAAATGTTCGCCAATagtaaattacaaaatataagtGACATCGCTTCAcctgtgaaagggttaaatttatctttgcaaaattctgacgagctatttgaaaaatacaacgccagtgtctatttgaataccacctttatttgaccacccctatagagaaagggttgaaaaatagagcaccacaggattcaaatagaggttttacagtaggttGTAACTGGGACTACAACTAGCATTTCACACACCTTGAAGTAGTCTCCGAATGACCAGCTCCCGAGCATTTCAAAGAACGTATGATGTGAGCAGTCAAAGCCAACCTCATCCAGATCATTGTGTTTACCGCTTAGCCTGATGCATTTCTGACTATTGACTGCTCGCTTAAGGGTAGACAAAGGACTCCCTTCCGTGACTGTACCCAAGAATATAGGCTTGAACTGCGAGCAAAGGGAGTTAACATGAAAGTTAATGTTAGTTGCAGCTGTTTTAGAACAAATGCTCACGCACACACCGTATAGATGATAAATGAATCTGATTCTATTTTATTACCGATACATAATTATCATAACCTAATAACTGTCTATAACCTAATAACCATCTATGACTTAATAACTGTCTATGACCTTATAACTGTCTATGACCTCATAACCGTCTATGACATAATAACTGTCTGTGACCTAGTAACTGTCTATGACCTAATAACCGTCTATGACCTAATAACTGTCTATGACCTTATAACTGTCTATGACCTAATAACTGTTTAGGACCTTATAACTGTCTATGACCTTATAACTGTCTATGACCGAATAACTGTCTATGACCGAATAACTGTCTATAACCTAATAACTGTCTATGACCGAATAACTGTCTATGACCGAATAACTGTCTATGACCGAATAACTGTCTATGACCTAACATGCCATGACAATTCCAACAATTTTCTTGTGTTAGATACTTGCAGAATGTTTGTCTCAAGTACGTACAAGTTAACATTGTAGGGAACCTTTAGAAGCCCATAAGTGTACCAATTTGCAATAACTGTTAGTCAATTCTGTATTGAATATTGCAAGTTGTATTTTGGTGTAGTTTGTGACAACTCAGTCCGTGACAACATATGGCTAATactgtataatttataaatagaaaCTAAACAGATGTAatctattttataaaatcatacTATCAAAAAtgatctataaaaatatatgtatccTAGTGACAAACGAGGAGTATCTGAAATGACAAAGTACAAACTAACTTGATTCATGCCTGCATTCGTAAAAAAGGTGCCAGAGCCTTTTTTCGGTATAACGCTGGAAGGAGGAAAATACTCATGGCCACGCTGCTGAAAGAACTCTATAAAGGAAGACCGAGCAAGCTTGGATGTCCATTGTGAATAAAACAGGCACGGCAAGCTGGGCTTCGAAGATGGTCTAATCCTGAGCATGTGTCTGGAAAAAGTCAGCTGGCCCCACATTTCCGTCGGTAATGTCAATCACTCAGTCTCCATGTttgataaaaaaactaaaattaaattattcaaCTTGTTATAAGTAGCAATCAAAGGTTAACTTGTAACACTGGAGATTTAAACAGTATTGGACATGACATTGACTTCAAAAACATAAACAATGATAAAAGATAGTGCAAACATTCAGAGAGTAATCACAGCTATAAGATGCTCCATAAGGCCTACCAAGTTGTTTACATATTACTATTGTGAAATGAATGAACTGCTACATACTATGTTCCTGACATCAGTTAAAACAGTAGCAAGAAGCCTTTTGCACTACATAcactatttttcaaaaaatgatgaaacaaaaactagcaatgtaaataacaataGCCAGAGGAACAGAATTTCAACGCAAAGTGATGGCCCTAACAAGGGCACTTGGAGAGAATATCAACTCGAAAGTACAGACTACATTTTGAGTCAAATATCTCAAAAGAAGCCATGACTCAAACAGTGATAGAAACTAATTAATGCTGGCTTTTATTCAGTTCAGTGACTCCTTGTGAACTGCCATTGAAGTCAACGTAGAGCTGGCAAGCGTTTGCGATGGTGTTTTACAGCCTAATAGCAAGACTATCTTAAAAGACGACATGTGTCACTCTTCCAGCAAATATGTTGTTCAGGCACTCTGTGGCAATATCGTTGTGAAGTTTGGTCATGACTACAGAGGGTCTTGATTTTACAGTCAACATCGTTTGAGAAGCTACTGTAAAGCCTCTACTTAAAcgacacctctatttgaaccccacctctatttgaccgcaactataggaaaagggttgaaaaatagagctccaccctttaattgaacgccccTTCATTTAattgccactttgacattgctATTTATGAACGCATAATAGTAAgttatcagtagaaaagtgtccacaaagtcgtactaataatgac
This region includes:
- the LOC137407393 gene encoding alanine--tRNA ligase, cytoplasmic-like, producing MWGQLTFSRHMLRIRPSSKPSLPCLFYSQWTSKLARSSFIEFFQQRGHEYFPPSSVIPKKGSGTFFTNAGMNQFKPIFLGTVTEGSPLSTLKRAVNSQKCIRLSGKHNDLDEVGFDCSHHTFFEMLGSWSFGDYFKRDAICMAWELLTQVFMIPEDRLYVTYFSGDTQHALPPDLESRDLWLEQGLREDRVLPGSFQDNFWEMGSIGPCGPSTEIHYDFIGGRDASHLVNTGDADVVELWNLVFMQYNRLGEREMEPLPSHHVDTGLGLERLVSVLQGKNSNYDTDLFIPIMKSISQSSQCGEYTGTLELQKDISYRIVSDHMRMISVCIADSILPGNQGQDGLSVKLRQIMHRSFQHQRKYLNCLPMTASMFVDPVIETLGEAFPEIAHNQDSIKETIQREEDLYYESLSDASSLLSIFTHTQPSVQVLRDEEIKLLRGLSRDLELPSLEVLSEVVDDYGLTLDVDLSTDLSTPQPMHTGKISGILASQIAKQAIPPTDDSIKYERVIDPSGQYNWLSCEGKVLAVSVNDMLVESVGSDSLPSDSQSSDNSPSDSLPSGSPPSDNSPSDSSPDIWIITDKTCFYAESGGQVADVGFLVNDRCQLKVVDVQGHGQHVLHRCLLESGSVILGDVVEMRVDQERRTDCSLNHTATHLLGHALRSVLGRAVQQAGSTISSDELTFSFTHQGDLSLNQLSAVSLQVNKQIADSIDLLSTDVEFSAVADIKDIIKLPTHQYPSKVRVVSAGPLNSTTWNEGLDFSAELCGGTHAANTRDLQDFVITGLTGQRQGVKRLTAVTGAKARAARQLMAHLQALATYLMADISSKSNVESWTTRLKEINKIYGCEAERLPKVERDILLKRLKTSRTSEVVKRREKEASLTRLEEAIAKIIEEASSTAPFILTQIDFGYPKDAVKVLGQLNSSVPVFLYKSSRPDARCTEVVIYCPAHHEDKVWVDAFTALGTEALATSSKHGADILTLEVPYRADDVRVLIKEFWQNMHVKQVPSN